Genomic window (Bacillus vallismortis):
ATAAACGGAATGAATCGGTTTGTTATGTTAGACAGATAGTGATATCCCATGCCTCCGAAGTCCGGGAACCGATCACTGAGTGATGCAGCCGGCCAAGGGGTGTATTCATCCAGCCGACTTGCGGGTTCGATACCGATCAACACGAGCTCAGGCAGCCTTCGCTGCTGAAATGTACTTTCTAATAATTTGATTTGGTCTTGAAACAACGAACTTCCATCCTGCACGTAAACAGCAGGAAATCTCCTGCTGCTGTCTGGGCTGTAGGAAGGAGGGAGGTACAGCGTAAATTTCCTTTCACCGGCTTTGTGCTCTGAAAGAGATCCGTTCAAGCATTTTCCCCCTTTTTTTGCTTGAAAAGCAGGTATAAGAAATAAGGAACACCGAGGATCGCCAAAATGATGCCTGCGGGCACTTCCGCTGGCTGGAAAAACAGTTTTCCGGCAAAGTCTGCGCTTATTACAAGCAGCATGCCGATTAAACCGCTCAGCGGCAGGATATTGCGGTGTTCGACACCAGCCAGTCTCCGTGAAATGTGGGGAGCGATTAAACCGACAAACGCCATGCTACCCGCTACGGAGACACAGGCGCTGATGATTGCTACGCAGGCGACGAGCAGGATGGTTTTTTCTTTATTTGATGAAATACCGAGGCTTCTGACTGTGTCTTCATCAAAACGAATGGTGTCCAGCAAGCGGGACTTGGCGATAAGAATAGGTATAAACAGCAGCATCCATGGAAGAACGGCTGTGATGTAAGTCCAATTGGCAGACCAGATGCTTCCGTTTTTCCAGACCATGGCCATTTGATAGTCTTGCGGGTCCATTTTTAATGATAAAAACAAAGACAGGGCGCTGAATCCAGAATTGATCGCGATTCCTACCAGAATAATTCTTCCTGAATCTAAATTGCCTCTGTGCCATGCAAATATGTAAATCAAGAGCGCCGCAATCAGTCCGCCTATCAACCCGAAAAATGGCATTCCCATCGCCGCAACTATAGATGTCACTTCCTTCTGGCCTTGGAACAAGAGCATAAACGCCACAATCCCGGCTCCCGCCCCCGCGTTAATTCCGAGAATTCCCGGGTCTGCAAGCCCGTTTCTTGTGATGGCTTGGATGACGGCGCCCGCAATGCCAAGACCGAGTCCGATAATGGCGGCCATGACAATTCGCGGCAGTCTTAAATCGAACAGCAAAATTTCATACTGCGGATTCGGATCGATCTGAAAAAGAGTGGAGAGCAGCTCAGCCGGCTGAACGGAGAATGATCCGCTCGTTAAGCTGAAATAGCTGACAACGAGAATCAAAGCGATGAACACTGCATATTTTTTAGCCATTTTGCTCCCCTCCTTTTCGTTTAATCAAATAAAGGAAGAAAGGCACGCCGATTATGGATGTCACGACTTCAATCGGTGTTTCAAACGGATAATTGATAAATCTGCTTGCGAGATCACATAAGGTTAAAAAGACTCCGCCCAAAATGCATGAACACGGAATCAGCCTGTTGTAATCGGAGCCGACAAGAAATCTTGTGATATGCGGAACAACCAATCCGACAAACGCAATTTTGCCGGCCAGCGCTACGGCACTGCCGGTTAAAATGATGACTGAAAGCATCGCCATGATTTTAATGGTTTTTTTCTTTTGTCCCAGACTTTTAGAAATGTCGTCGCCTAATGATACAGCAGTCACCTTTTTGCTGAGGGAAACAGCTATCACGATGCCGACCAGAAAAAACGGTGCGGCAAGCTTCAGAAAATCAGGACTCATTTGATGAATTCTGGCGCTGTACCAGAAACTGAGATCCTGCGATATTTGAAAATAAATCGACATGGCTGCTGATAAACTGCTAAGCAGCATGCTTGTAACTGTGCCGATAATGGCAAGCTGCACGGGGGAAAACCCGTTAGGCATCATGGCGGCAAGGCTGAATACTAGAACGGCTCCTAATGCTGAGCCGATAAAAGAGTAAATGATCATCTCAATGGAAGACGATTGCGGGAGCAGAACCATACAAAGCGTGATAATAAACGCGGAACCATCTGAAACGCCCATAATCGATGGCGAAGCTAAATAATTGCGCGTAATGCCTTGCATAAGGGCTCCAGAAACAGCAAGGGCTGCCCCTATGAGCAGAGCGCCGGCAGCCCTTGGAATCCGGGAATGCCATATAATTTGATGGTCTGTGTTTCCCGGATCGAAATGAATAAGAGATGTAAAAACAATATCTGTGCTTAGATGCTTTGCGCCATATAGGATCGAAAGCAGCAGCGACAGTGCAATAGCAAATGGAGAAGTAATCAATATGATACGTGTCCACTGTTTTGAATACATACAAAAACCTACTCTGAATTAGTTTTGTGTCAATTTTTCAGCAGCCGCTTTCAGGAAGCGGACTTTGCTCCAAGCTGTGCCGCCTTGTGCGAGAGGATCGACTGAGTTAACGTACACATGATCTTCTTTGACTGCTTTAAGGCTTTTCCAGATTGGATTTTTCTCTAAATCTTTTAATGCATCAGGTTTATCTGCATTTTCATCATCAGAAAATTGAACGAAGATATGGTCTGGATTCATTTCGCTTAATTTTTCTAATGAAATCAGTTCTTGCGCTTTTGCAGCTTTTACTTCGTCCGGCGCTTTAAGACCTAAATCACCATAAAGGGTGGAGTTGAAGTACACCTGTTCAGGGTAAATGTAAATGTTGCCTTGTCTGATTCTAATGACAAGCGCTTTTGAATCTTTTGCCTTTTCATTGATTTTTGTTTTTGTTTCTTTTAAATCCTGTTCATAGTCTGCAATGATTTTTTTCGCCTTTTTCTCTTTACCAGTCAGCTGGGCAAGGAGCATCATATTGTCCTTCCAGTTTGAAGAGATGTGAGAAACCGGGATTGTTGTGCCGGCTGTACTTATTTTTTGCAGTGTTTTTTCTGGGAACTTTGTTGAAGCAAGGATGACATCTGGCTTCATCTCAAGAATCTTTTCAATGTTTGGCTCCATTTTTTCTCCGGTTGGTTGGGCTTTGTCTGTGATGTCTTTGAACATTTCAGGGAATTTGCCGGAGAATGAAATCGCGCCTTGCGGATGAACGTCAAGCAGTTTCGCGTCTTCCATCGACTCAACGCTTCCCGTTATGGCAATTTTGTCTGTTGGTACAGTTACTTCATATGTTTTATCCAGGTATTCAATTTTCTTCTTCTCGGATGCTGTGCTGCTTGCCTTGCTTGCAGTTGATTCATTTTTGTTGCCGCAAGCTGCCGCTGTCAGCGCGAGAAGCAAGATTAATAAGGTAAGAGATATTTTTTTCATCTATAGAGCCTCCTGTTCAATTGATAACTATTATCAATTGGAATTATAGAGAATGAACGGATATAACGCCATGGACAAATTCCATATTTATCATGGACAATCACCGGATAGTAAAGAAATGGTTTGCTGAACAATCCGTTCATGGCCGCAAGCCGAGTATTCATTCCAAGGGTCAAAGGATAGAAGGTATACACGGTTATTCCGTACTGCGCTTAGGTTTTGCCATGCTTCTGTCTGCTGCAATTGCTGGTAATAAGCAATGGTTTCAGGCTCTTTAAATAGAAAAAGCATTAAGCAGTCAGCTTGGTAATTTGCGATATTTTCTACCGAAATCGCTTGCTCTGAAGGCGTGTCTTCCGTTTTTGCGGAGCTGAATTCTAAATCTCCAAAAAAGACTTCGCGGACGCTTCGATGATGTGCCAGATAAAAATTTTGCTTATGCAGCCTCAGAAAGAGAAAACGCTGCCTTTGGGCGTGCTGAAGTGTTTTTTTGGCGACCGCCGTCTGCTGGTCATAAGCCGCGAGCCACTTTTCTGCTTCGGACTCTTCCTTTAAGAATGAGGCGGTTTGCAGAAAGTGAGTTCTCCAGCTTTCTTCTGAAGGAAGATAAATGACTTCTGCGATGCGATTCAGATGATTTTTTTCTTCTTGAGAAATAGAATCCATGCTGAAAATCACATCTGGTTCGGCCTGAGATAACGTATTCAGGTTTTCTTCCCATTTTTCATTAAATCGGTATGCGCTGAGCTGGACGGGTATATCTGTCGAATAATGCTGATAGTAGTAAGACGTCCATTTTGGGTGGAGCGCGGCCGCAAACGGTATGTGATGAAGAGGGATGAGGTGGCCCATTGTGCCTCTTCCGTATGCGGCAATTTTTTTTCGTCGTTTTTTCATATAGCTTGTAGGTGAGCAGCCTGTATGCTTCTTAAAGATTCTGCTGAAATAAAATTCATCTTGATAGCCGGTTTGATGAGCGATTTCTTTCAATTTGCAGTTTGATCTTGCCATGAGCCGTTTTGCTCTGGTGATTCGCGTCTTTGTGATAAATTCTGTTACGCTTTGACCTGTCCTTTTTTTAAAGGTTTCGCTGTAGTGTTTGGCGCTGATCCCTGCCATTTGCGACAACTGGGCAAGTGTCATTTTTGTTTCTGCATGAGTTTCGATGTATTGTTTTGTTTTCTCGATTGCTGAGTGTGTATCCGTTAGATCAGATACACTGGCAGTCATGAGGTCATAAATCAGGCTTTGTACTTCAATCATGCATTTTAGGTGAGAAAGCTGAGACGATTCATTCCATAGCGCAGCAAGCTCTTGAAGCCGGGCTGCAAGGTTTTCGATATGTGATATATTCACAAGCTTCAGTTTGGCTAATTCCGTTTCTGTACATGGCGTTAAGATATCTCGTCCGGATTCCTTGATATAGCTTTGAATCCTGATCAGACAGGTATCTATATGTCCTTCGGCTGCAGGCGTAAAGCCGAAGGTTTCGTTAGGCGGACAAACATAAAGCGTCTTTTTTTGCAGAGGACTGATGCTTGTTCCGATCGAAATATGGCCGTTTCCTTTGACATGAAAGATCAGTACGAATGAATCGGCTAATTGCTGTTCTGAGAAGAGATCACTTGTTTTTTTAAGATATTCAATTTGTATGGGATAATAAATCACTGTATTTTGCAAGAGTAGACCACCTTTTCAGAAACATTCAATTGATAATCATTTTCAATAAGATTGTACCAAATAAATGAAAGTTTTCCTATATAAAGCGGGTGGGTTTTTGTCATAAAAAAACCCTTACTCTCGTTTGAAAGTAAGGGTCTTTTGTTCGGTAAGAACATGTTACACGTGTAACATA
Coding sequences:
- the feuC gene encoding iron ABC transporter permease FeuC gives rise to the protein MAKKYAVFIALILVVSYFSLTSGSFSVQPAELLSTLFQIDPNPQYEILLFDLRLPRIVMAAIIGLGLGIAGAVIQAITRNGLADPGILGINAGAGAGIVAFMLLFQGQKEVTSIVAAMGMPFFGLIGGLIAALLIYIFAWHRGNLDSGRIILVGIAINSGFSALSLFLSLKMDPQDYQMAMVWKNGSIWSANWTYITAVLPWMLLFIPILIAKSRLLDTIRFDEDTVRSLGISSNKEKTILLVACVAIISACVSVAGSMAFVGLIAPHISRRLAGVEHRNILPLSGLIGMLLVISADFAGKLFFQPAEVPAGIILAILGVPYFLYLLFKQKKGENA
- a CDS encoding iron ABC transporter permease, yielding MYSKQWTRIILITSPFAIALSLLLSILYGAKHLSTDIVFTSLIHFDPGNTDHQIIWHSRIPRAAGALLIGAALAVSGALMQGITRNYLASPSIMGVSDGSAFIITLCMVLLPQSSSIEMIIYSFIGSALGAVLVFSLAAMMPNGFSPVQLAIIGTVTSMLLSSLSAAMSIYFQISQDLSFWYSARIHQMSPDFLKLAAPFFLVGIVIAVSLSKKVTAVSLGDDISKSLGQKKKTIKIMAMLSVIILTGSAVALAGKIAFVGLVVPHITRFLVGSDYNRLIPCSCILGGVFLTLCDLASRFINYPFETPIEVVTSIIGVPFFLYLIKRKGGEQNG
- the feuA gene encoding iron ABC transporter substrate-binding protein FeuA, yielding MKKISLTLLILLLALTAAACGNKNESTASKASSTASEKKKIEYLDKTYEVTVPTDKIAITGSVESMEDAKLLDVHPQGAISFSGKFPEMFKDITDKAQPTGEKMEPNIEKILEMKPDVILASTKFPEKTLQKISTAGTTIPVSHISSNWKDNMMLLAQLTGKEKKAKKIIADYEQDLKETKTKINEKAKDSKALVIRIRQGNIYIYPEQVYFNSTLYGDLGLKAPDEVKAAKAQELISLEKLSEMNPDHIFVQFSDDENADKPDALKDLEKNPIWKSLKAVKEDHVYVNSVDPLAQGGTAWSKVRFLKAAAEKLTQN
- a CDS encoding AraC family transcriptional regulator, with the translated sequence MQNTVIYYPIQIEYLKKTSDLFSEQQLADSFVLIFHVKGNGHISIGTSISPLQKKTLYVCPPNETFGFTPAAEGHIDTCLIRIQSYIKESGRDILTPCTETELAKLKLVNISHIENLAARLQELAALWNESSQLSHLKCMIEVQSLIYDLMTASVSDLTDTHSAIEKTKQYIETHAETKMTLAQLSQMAGISAKHYSETFKKRTGQSVTEFITKTRITRAKRLMARSNCKLKEIAHQTGYQDEFYFSRIFKKHTGCSPTSYMKKRRKKIAAYGRGTMGHLIPLHHIPFAAALHPKWTSYYYQHYSTDIPVQLSAYRFNEKWEENLNTLSQAEPDVIFSMDSISQEEKNHLNRIAEVIYLPSEESWRTHFLQTASFLKEESEAEKWLAAYDQQTAVAKKTLQHAQRQRFLFLRLHKQNFYLAHHRSVREVFFGDLEFSSAKTEDTPSEQAISVENIANYQADCLMLFLFKEPETIAYYQQLQQTEAWQNLSAVRNNRVYLLSFDPWNEYSACGHERIVQQTISLLSGDCP